In Syngnathoides biaculeatus isolate LvHL_M chromosome 8, ASM1980259v1, whole genome shotgun sequence, the genomic stretch TCCTCAGTTGTCCAACAGTGCGTCCGTCTGCAACAAAGGTCCGTGCGGTAAACAAGGACAGAAGCCAAATGATTCTTGCAGatgtaaaatttattttaatagatTTCTATTGatagaaatgtttcttttgacttttttgtggTCACTCTATCAGACTTTCCTCAGTCTCGCATTTTAACATGACATGACGTTAAATCAATAAGCCAATATTCTACTGTACTTGAAGATTATTCTTTTTACAAttcaataatgaaataaaaacttgtTCTTCATACCAATTCATTCTAACATTACATTTGAGGGGGGGCAGTATTCAATGATGTTTTGGACATACTCATATATAATTCATTTCTTCTGTTTAATAAACATTGCTGACAATAAACTTCCTACTGAAAAATCACACGCTAGATCACAGTTGCAATATTTGTTtgaaggaaacaaacaaaacaaaaaaacatttataataaTCACAGTGTTTTCCATGAAGCACTACACCTACACTTGGATACTGAGTACATGTAAGAAAAGGAAAAACCACAGTTAGTGTTACAGAAAGTAGAAAATACTTTATTGTACAGAAGTTAAGCAAGACGCGCATATCTGTGGTCCTTGGTATGGAATGGTGCTGACATTGAAGCAAAAATGActaataaacctttttttttttttttaaagaaaaccaTGCCGGCATTGACTGCTGACTAGTAATGTGATTGCTTTAAATTTATGACCttagtgtttttcatacaaatatttagtgTAATCGCAACTTTTTACTGTGTTAGCATAGGTTATAGGTTAGCAATCAAGATCGTCCTGCAATACACATTTTATACCAATACAAtcagtattgaaaaaaaaaatactcttgattattgaccccaaaaaaagatgCTATCATGCCCATTCCTTCAAAAGGTTTCATTTAGGCATCATAATTACAGGGAACCATTTTTCAAAACCACTCCCATGACTGATGACCCTGAATTAAATGTGATGCATCACAAACATCAGTGGTCATCAACATAATGCTCATGGGCAACAGATGGCCCCCAAGGACCACACATGGACTCTCCGGGCCTGTTCTGAGAATAGATCACCAGTACCCGGTAGTTGTAATGTCCTAGGAAtgctgttgaaaatgtaaacaggaTTTACAAATACCCCAATAATATGCCATTTCCTACCTTGTCAAGCATTGCTGGAATTATCGGGAGAAAATTCATAACCTGATCAATATCTTCGCATAGATTAAAATcgtcatttattaaaattaacAAAGTGAAAAGTAATTGAGCAAATGGTATTGAATTTAATGTGTCAAACAGATAGTAGCCCTTCACATTAATCAGTCCCCAAGAAGTAGTTCTTAGTTTCAAAAAGGCTGGTGACCCCCAATGTATATCATCATGCAAAGTTTGTGTATGATCATTTACACGATCATGCAAAGTGATGCATCATACTCATCATGGTGTGAGGTGATGCCCTAaagcatcccaaaaaacacataaaagaCCAGTACTGTTTGGAAGTCTCTGACATCACAGCTGTGTCAGCGTGTGTGATACAGAGGGCATCAAAACATTTCAGGAGCCGGATCACCACGATTATTCTTAAAACGGGCCGAGAAAAGTCAACGTCCATCACCTCCGTGTGAACCTATTAGGTACGTTACGTTGGGAATTATCTCAGTAAGTGCCATTTTGCCAACATGTTCATGTAAAACTGGAATAGCACTAGCTAGTGCCGGGCGATATTGTGATGAGCTCTACATGtatggtgggggtggggctaaaaaaaagtctgcgcCATTTTTCTTCTATGGTGTCAGTCATAATTTATTCACTTTTCAAGTTTCAAgcgatggaaaaaaacaaaaatgcaacaacaacaaaaagacaaaatgttttgtgttttttttttttttaattaatgcctTATGTATTTGACACCCGTGAGACATGctaaaatgaaatacatatttcttttatttatttttatctgcgTTTCCTCTGATTTGAAATGCTTGTAGACAAGAAAGAAGAATTTGCTGCTATGCACATTGCACAATGcgattttaagaaaaaaataatgttggttACATCGGTTTAATGCTAATTCCaaataaagtacaaaaacagaagcaatcATCGCTATGTTGTATTTTTGGATTTTAAGATTAATGTCAGACAAAACGGGACAgatcgtgattttttttttttacatattgctCGGCActagcaaacaaaaaatattagtgATTACTCTGTTTGTTAGTTTGTAGTGTGAGTATGTGATctgaattataattattatctatatagaaactgaagaaaaatattttggtaaagCATTGTATTGATGACAGTGTTCTGGTGTGTTCTTCTGTTTCTTCCAACAGAAAATCGTCACCCTCTCAGTATGTGTCACAAGAGCCAAATAATCCCTGGCATTGTCTTCAGGTGTTGGAATAAAATTTATAAATGCTAAAATATCACACAAGAACTGACCGTGCATGTTGTTTTGTGGGAATTGCAAATAACAAAAGaagttgtcctttttttgtcttcctccagGGATAAGGATATGTCTGGTTTTACCTCCAACCGTTTACCTCCAAACGCCGCTCTAGCATCTCGAACTGCTGCGCCCGTATATAACACAAACCCTCGGCCGGTAGGCCAGAGCAGGCCTTTTAACGGGTTTATTCCCATACAACACAGTTATGTGCCTCTACAGAACAGTTTCCTGCAGCCAAATCCGCTGATGGCTCCACCCAGCATGCACTTTGTACCAATGAGCCATCAAAATATTCAACCGCTTACACAGAACATTGAAGCACGTCCACACATACCTGGACAGGTAAAGTTGCGATCAATTGAATTATTTATGTAGTTTAAAGTAAATGTGCATGTGGGTCTATTCAAATGCTGCATTTCCTGGCTGATTGTTTCCAGACTAATTTTGTACCAGAAGTTATGCTGCCTAATGGCATGAAAATGTGTCCTGTTGGATTACTGTAAGTAATGCGCATGTACACCACAAACAAATGAATACTCAAACATTAAAATGCTAACTATACATGCCTACTTTCCATTATCCGCTCAAATCTGTTAAGGAATGGAGAGCTGTTGTACAAAGTCACAACTCCGAAATTTACGGCTCCTCTTCCATCCACCATCACCAAGCCAAAGTAAGAGCTTCCCATTTCATATGCAGCTGTTTGAATGCTTTGCTGAAATATACCTTCAAAGATGTGACAAGATTAAAAGTGTACTATGTTGGCAGATAGCAATGAGCAAAAATATCAGTCAAGACTTGACCGATTCCCAATGGTGGATGGGTGAAGCATTAATTTAGCTTACCTTTCTGCTCCACTTTTATAAGAAGTGGTGTTGGTTTCCCTTTTGCATTGAGGTAGATTTTTATTCTTCTCGAACCCCCCATATTTTCGAAATAGTTTCCAAGGATGTCTGTAGctaaccttcttcttcttcttcttttcctttcggcttgtcccgttaggggtcgccacagcgtgtcatctttttccatcttaacttatctcctgcatcttcatctctaaccccaactgccctcatgtcttccctcaccacatccataaaccttctcgttggtcttcctctcgctcttttgcctggcagctccatcctcagcacccttccaccaatatactcactctctcgcctctggacatgtccaaaccattgaaatctgctctctcgaatcttgtctccaaaacatccaactttggctgtccctctaatgagctcatttctaatcctatccaaactactcactccaagagagaacttcaacatcttcatttctgctacctccagttccgcttcctgtcgtttcttcagtgccaccgtctctaatctgtacatcatggccggcctcaccactgttttgtaaattttgcccttcatcctagcagagactcttctgtcacataacacaccagacacctttcgccagctgttccaacctgcttgggcccgtttcttcacttccttaccacactcaccattgctctggattgttgaccctaaatatttgaagtcgtccaccatcgctatctcttctccctgtagcctcactcttccccctctacttttctcattcacgcacatatattctgttttacttcggctaatcttcattcctctcctttctagtgcatgtctccatctttccaattgttcctctgcgtgctccctgctttcactgcatatgacgatatcatctgcgaacatcatggtccaaggggattccagtctaacctcatctgtcagcctatccattaccactgcaaacaggaaggggctcagagctgatccctgatgcagtcccacctccaccttaaattcctctgtcacacctaaggcacacctcaccattgttctgctgccatcatacatgtcctgtactattttaacatacttctctgccacaccagacttacgcatgcagtaccacagttcctctcttggtactctgtcataggctttctctagatccacaaagacacaatgtagctccttctgaccttctctgtacttttccacgagcatcctcaaggcaaataatgcatctgtggtactctttctaggcatgaaaccatactgttgcttgcagatacttctgtcctgagtctagcctccactactctttcccataacttcattgtgtggctcatcaacattGTTCCTCTATAATTCTCACACCTCtcaacattgcctttgttcttaaaaatgggaactacaacacttttcctccattcttcaggcattttttcgcccactagtattctgttgaataagttggtcaaaaactcaacagccatctctccaaattgcttgcatacctccaccggtatgtcatcaggaccaactgcctttccatttttcatcctttgtagtgcctttctgacttccccctgactaaccattgccacttcctggtccatcacacttgcctcttcaactcttccttctctctcattttcttcattcatcaacttctcaaagtattctttccatctatttagcacactactggcaccagtcaacacatttccatctgtatccttaatcacccttacctgctgcacatccttcccatctctattcatctgtctggccaacctgtagagatccttttctccttctttcgtgtccaacctggtgtacatgtcttcatatgcctcttgtttagcctttgctacctctacctttgccctacgtcgcatctcgatgtactcctgtCGCCTCCTCAGTActttcagtgtcccacttcttctttgctaatctatttccttgtatgactccctgtattttggggtttcaccaccaagtctccttctcccctttcctaccagaagacacaccaagtactctcctgcctgtctctctgattaccttggctgtcgtagtccagtcttccgggagcttctgctgtccatcgagagcccgtctcacctctttccaaaaggctgcacaacattctttctttctcagcttccaccacatggttctctgctctacctttgtcttcttgatcttcctacccaccaccagagtcatcctacacaccaccatcctatgctgtcgagctacactctcccctacgactactttacaatcagtaatctccttcagattagatcgtctgcgcaaaatataatccacctgcgtgcttctacctccgctcttgtaggtcactatatgttcctccctcttctggaaataagtgttcactacagccatctccatcctttttgcaaagtccaccaccatctgtccttcaaagttcctttcctggatgccgtacttacccatcacttcttcatcatccCTGATTCCtttatgtccattacaatctgcaccaatcacaactctctcgctgtctgggatgctcagaactacttcatctagttccttccagaatttctctttgaacTCCTACTTGtgaggcatagccgctaatcacattatacataacaccctcaatttcaaatttcagtcttatcactcgatctgatactcttttcacctccaagacattcttcctAACCTTCTGTATGGTGAGAAATTGTGCTAAGTGGTCTCATGCTATCTACCCTATGTAACACTGTCTTAGCTCACATACTGCAGTTTTGTTACGACCTGGTGGCTAACACGTGCTAGCTTTTCCGCAGAAGCTAATCGGCAGTTTCGGATTTAAAGAAATGTTGGGTTTCCAATTATTGGATAATGTCCGCATTTATCGACATTGGTTGAGTTTTATATACTTTTGAATGTACTGATCTTACACTTGAATACACTGTCAGgatgtttgtttgattttttgtAATCACCAAGGCTTCACAGACTGAGATTTGCATGTTCTATTttaggaagaaaacaaaaaaagtagatGACCAATACACGGAGCAAACGTATGTCAAGAAGCCTCTAAATGCTTTCATGTTGTTCTCGAAAGAGCATAGGCAAGCAGTCAAGGACAGGTCTGCTTCAACGAATATCGCAGTAATAAATGAGACCTTGGGAAAGATGGTAAGCGTTACACAAATGTactaaattctttaaaaaaaacaaaaagaaatgatgaataaaatattaagtggaaaaaaagagatgaaaTACGTACATTAACCTCACAGAAAATGCATTCCATGGCGTGATCATCAATAGAGTTAATAAATGTTCTCTGATGTGAGGATTCTCGAGTTTTTTGTgcgttcattttaaaatgtgtttttacgtCAACACAGTGGCATTTGCTACCAGAGGAGGAGAAAGCCAAGTACTACGAGCTGGCTGAAAAAGAGAAGCGACTGCACTCCCAGCAGCATCCAGACTGGTCCTGTCGCCACAACTACGTGGGTTTGACTCATTTGCAAACACCAACGTACTTCACGAGCGAATAAACATCGGTTAGCCAGCCACTAATGTTAAACAGATACTGTAAGTGGCTATGTGTGTGTTACTGCAGGGCAAAAAAAGGTACAATAAAAGAATCCGGGACTTAACTATCGGCAGTGTGCAAGGTAAGACAATATTAACATTGTGGTGAAATGTGATTTGGAACTTTGGAGGGATGCACACTAAAGGATGACATTTTAAACCAAATTTTCACACAAGTGGTGTCACGAACCTcggggggcggacccaaatgcaggacttcgaggcagagtcATAATGTCCAATTTAGTCTATTCTGGAAAATGAGTCATACACgctgtagcagtccgacaaggccgAGGTACAGAAACagtaggctaggcgggatccaaaagacatggagcaaggtccgatgactatggggcaaactaacaactcaacaggacaggatcaaacaaaagggcacagaattgctgtgactagggttactctaacttacgcttagaagcggagagtcccacaggcagtgaatggaACTCACTaatgcaaggcaacgaactggcgaatgccagtgacaaaaactctaaCTTAAATAAATACTTCGTATAATCACAGCTCCTGATGCGAAATAGCTGCGACCGGTgtcaggtgtcagagatgacacTGCCCAGAGCAGCAAcccggccacgcccctcctggtagtgcccaagccttgctcatgacaactgGAGGTCAGACAAGCATGGAGCGAAGAATCATTAAAAGTGCTCTGAGTGCAACTTTGAAAACTTGGAGGATGACCCCAACTCTGGATGGACTGGCGCAGAAGTAGTGTAGGATGTCGGGGTGCTGAAGGTGTCCAAGAAGACTGTCAAGCTACCAAAAATGACAGATTCTTTGCTCCGTATGTGCATCATGGACCAGAATAGATGTGTGCAGAACATAAACAGCTGTTCCTATTTACATTATCTACATAGGGGCCTCATTTTATGAGGACGTTCTGTTTTGACAGCGCTTATATTTACCCACTTTGTCAGAAAGTTGGAAACCACTGAGGTCTATCGCTAACTGGCACTAATACAGCGgtaaagttgtaattttaaaaCTTGGATGAAAAGCTCTTATTGGttataaacaaaacaattaaattcGAGAGAAAAACAAGAATGGCGATAACCAAGCGTGGCTTCATGTTATGGGTGGCGACATTAAAttcctttctttcatttttgtttctgttccctaaaaaaaagttgctttttgATCTCCACAGCAACATCGACATCAGAAGTTCAGGAGGAAACAGGACAGGCAGAGAGTGACGACGAGGAAAGCCCCACTTCTTTGTCGGTGGATTCAACAACTGAACAGTTCTCTTTGGAACAAAAAACCCCACCGTAATTGTACAACTTAACCCAGCCCGTATCCCTCCCCCAGAcacccaaacaaatatgtattcttgcaaagtatttatttttgctgtttaatcataagcttttattttatgtacagtGACAGTGGTCACAAATTGTAGAAAaccaaagttttatttttgtatgagtAAAAGCTTGATACAATAGTCGTGGCACCTCATGAAATGACTTAGTCTcacaattttagatttttttttataattaaatccatcatatccattcatttttccatgCTGGTTATCCAGGACAGAAGCAGCACAGTAATTTTTCCCCTATCAGTAACCAAACATTTGATTTTAAGTGCAATAACATGGAACAGAACCTTGCCAAAATGATAATGAGTAacaagtaaaaatgaaattaacaaaaaaagaaaattcccaaTCAGTACTGGCAGGGACATGTGCAGATTAGAAACGtggttattttgaaaatgtcagcCTCTACGTCATACACAATACTAGATAACAGAAGCCAGACCAAGTCGTTGCAAGTCACAAGTTCCAAATCTTTgatctcttcttcttcttttcctttcggcttgtcccgttaggggtcgccacaacgtgtcatcttttgccatgttagcctatctcctgcatcttcctctctaacaacaactgccctcatgtcttccctcacgacatccataaaccttctctttggtcttcctctcgcccttttgtctggcagcgccatcctcagcaccctaccaccaatatactcactctctcacctctggacatctccaaaccatcgaagtctgctctctcgaatcttgtctccaaaacatccaactttggctgtccctcgaatgagctcatttctaatcctatccaacctggtcactccgagcgagaacttcaacatcttcatttctgccacctccatttctgcttcctgttgtttcttcagtgccaccgtctctaatccgtacatcatggccgccctcaccactgttttgtaaactttgcccttcatccaagcagagactcttctgtcacataagacaccagacacctttcgccagctgctccaacctgcttggacccgtttcttcacttccttaccacactcaccattgctctggattgttgaccccaagtatttgaagtcgtccaccctcgctatctcttctccctgtagcctcactcttccccctctacttttctcattcacgcacatatattctgttttacttcggctaatcttcattcctctcctttccagtgcatgtctccatctttccaactgcattctccctgctttcactgcatatgacaatatcatctgcgaacatcatggtccaaggggattccagtctaatccaaggggattccagtctaacaagTCCCAAAATCGAGACAGGCAAGTCTTGGGTGAAGTCGAAAATCCTACACTCTGACTATTCAGTCATTTTGAGTCATTTTAGCAGCAAAATATTTCTCAAGACTGCAAGAAATAATCTAATATCCTACATAACAATAAATATTAATCATGAATGAGCATTTGGTTTCCTTtattataataaacatttgtgacattgggcggcatggtggctcagctggaaagcattggcctcagagttctgaggtcccaggttcaattctggaccggcctgtgtggagtttacatgttctccccatgcctgcgtgggttttgtccgggcactctggtttcctctcacatcccaaaaacattcaaaattaattggacactctaaattgcccctaggtgtgattgtgagtgtggctgtttctctctatgtggcctgcaattgactggcaaccagttcagggtgtaccctgcccattgacacctggaataggctccaacactacTTGCgacacctgtgaggataagcggtgaagaaaatggatggatcgataataaactgcatatttCTGACATTTACATTGCACATACACAACTATTTTCTTGTCAACAAGCATTTCTAGTGAGTCgaacaaataatgaaaaaaaaacacaaatataaatagATTTCATTTCAAGGTATCAAATAAAAAGAGGACCACGAATGTGTCATCTTGTTTTGAAGGGCCAATTTTATCCAATTGTGGTACCTCTGCCAGAAAAGTAGGGAGCACTACTTAAAAGTATCACAACAAGCacgcaaagaagaaaaaaaatggaagaagaagagTAGCTGCATGTCAAATAGATGCTAGCAGTGTGCTCATTGGTTAAGAgtcttaaaaaaattaattgatgtGATTGCTGATTTGAAGCACGTCTGTGCCTGGGGGAGCAGGCAGGCTAACAGATTAGCTATTAAGGTGGGCGTGCTTAAATCGAGCAGAGAGAAATGGTAAAACACTTGAGAGCTAAACAGGACATGACAGGTCATGACACGTGCTTTGCCTTCACACGGACGGGTTTTTGCATACAATGTTTTGCCATAATGGCAAATTCAAGAATGACTGCAAATGTGAAAGGATACATCATCCGCTGGCTTGTTGATGACATAATCAACGTAGAACATGGAAAAAATATCATTGGAAGAACATTGGCTGCAATATTGGCATCATTCTCACATACGTAGTTGCCTGCTGCTACTAACAATTATGCTTACAGTTACTCTTATCGAAATTAACTAACATGGTACAAGGGCAGACTTTGGATGCTTTTATGTAACAAGTTAACCTTTACCCTTTACCGGGCCTTTATTGTGCCAAGGCTCCTTTGTTACATTGCTGTTCCAAAACAATCTTTCTTTTGATACTGATAGAAAGCAGGACACATAGCCAATAGCTTCTAttgttcatccattcattttctgaggcggttatcctcacgagggttgcaggtgtgctgaagccaatcccaggtgtcaccgggcaggaggcgggttgcaacctgaactggttgccagccaatcgcagggtgcatagaaacaaacaaccattcgcacttagaatcacacctaggggcaatttagagtgtccaattaatgttgcatgattttgggatgtgggaggaaaccggagtgcccggagaaaacccacgcaggcacggggagaacatgcaaactccacacaggcagggccaggacttaaaccccggtcctcagaactgtgaggccaacgctatacagctgctccactgtgccgtctTCTATAGTGATGTAATAATGCCTTTGTGCcaaactcatcttttttttttactcgtgcAAGAAGAAAATGCACACCCGTTTCTACATCTTGGTGtgcacattttgacaaaagtgagGGAGACGTCCGGTGTTGAGTCGAAGATGACAAAGTAGTCGCAGCTTCTGTTAGGATAGTTTTGAACACTTTTTGTGTTTGCCACAGAGATCAGTGCACTTGCTTTGAGTTACTCAGCTCGTATGGCACGTAAAACTGGATCATAACGTGACAGTAACTCATCTAACTGAAGAAGTTATTTTGGTCTTGAGCCCTGTAATGCCTTATGACAATTATTAATACATGCAAGTTAAGACATTTTGACAACAAACTTttcatgtctgtttttttttttggccttcttTTTACCCCACCCTGATCATCCCGATGCTGCTTCTCCGGCTGTGGTGGTACTTGACCTATTCCCTGCAAAGGTAGTACCTTTGGGTCTTCGCCCGTGGTGACAAAACTGTTTTTATTCTTGGCTCCAAAAAGTGTCGTAAACTTAAATCACAATGCCTCTCGCCGAGatttactttt encodes the following:
- the LOC133504478 gene encoding transcription factor 7-like 1 gives rise to the protein MCHKSQIIPGIVFRDKDMSGFTSNRLPPNAALASRTAAPVYNTNPRPVGQSRPFNGFIPIQHSYVPLQNSFLQPNPLMAPPSMHFVPMSHQNIQPLTQNIEARPHIPGQTNFVPEVMLPNGMKMCPVGLLNGELLYKVTTPKFTAPLPSTITKPKKKTKKVDDQYTEQTYVKKPLNAFMLFSKEHRQAVKDRSASTNIAVINETLGKMWHLLPEEEKAKYYELAEKEKRLHSQQHPDWSCRHNYGKKRYNKRIRDLTIGSVQATSTSEVQEETGQAESDDEESPTSLSVDSTTEQFSLEQKTPP